Proteins encoded within one genomic window of Nitrospirota bacterium:
- a CDS encoding aspartate kinase has product MLIVQKYGGTSVGSVERIKAVAARVKAAVEQGHSVVVVVSAMSGETDKLIALAEGVSGSPDERELDMILSSGERVSAALMALSLKELGVNALSLTGRQVGIITDAAHTKARIERVTAGRVREAVARGQVPVVAGFQGISETSDVTTLGRGGSDLTAVAIAAALGADVCEIYTDVEGVYTTDPGIVSEARKLDRISYEEMLELASLGAKVLQSRSVEFAMNYGVPLVVRSSFSENPGTYVVKEDKDMEKVVVAGVAYDRNQAKLTLMGVPDRPGLAGRLFQAIASGNINVDMIVQNVSPDGRATDISFTVPRTEAGRAVQVVEKLSSDIGARGVSLGENISKVSIVGVGMKSHSGVAARMFETLARGNINIMMISTSEIKVSCVIEDKYTELAVRLLHEAFGLAGEPAEG; this is encoded by the coding sequence GTGTTAATCGTCCAGAAATACGGCGGCACCTCGGTGGGAAGCGTGGAGAGAATAAAGGCCGTTGCCGCCCGGGTCAAGGCAGCCGTCGAGCAGGGCCACAGCGTGGTGGTCGTCGTGTCGGCCATGAGCGGGGAGACGGACAAGCTTATCGCTCTTGCCGAAGGGGTCTCCGGGAGCCCCGACGAAAGGGAGCTGGACATGATTCTCTCCTCGGGGGAGCGCGTGAGCGCCGCGCTTATGGCCCTTTCACTCAAGGAGCTGGGGGTGAACGCCTTGTCGCTGACGGGCAGGCAGGTGGGCATCATCACGGACGCCGCCCACACGAAGGCCCGCATCGAGAGGGTCACGGCCGGGAGGGTGCGCGAGGCGGTGGCCCGGGGACAGGTCCCCGTGGTGGCGGGTTTTCAGGGGATATCGGAGACCTCCGACGTTACGACCCTGGGCAGGGGCGGGTCCGACCTCACGGCCGTGGCCATAGCCGCCGCCCTCGGGGCGGACGTCTGCGAGATATACACCGACGTGGAGGGCGTCTACACCACCGACCCCGGCATCGTCTCGGAAGCACGGAAGCTCGACAGGATATCCTACGAGGAGATGCTGGAGCTGGCCAGCCTGGGGGCCAAGGTGCTTCAGAGCCGCTCGGTGGAGTTCGCCATGAACTACGGGGTCCCTCTTGTGGTGCGCTCCAGCTTTTCGGAGAATCCCGGCACCTACGTGGTGAAGGAGGACAAGGATATGGAGAAGGTCGTGGTGGCAGGGGTGGCGTACGACAGGAACCAGGCGAAGCTGACCCTCATGGGCGTGCCCGACAGGCCCGGTCTGGCGGGAAGGCTCTTTCAGGCCATCGCCAGCGGAAACATAAACGTGGACATGATCGTGCAGAACGTCAGCCCCGACGGGCGGGCCACGGACATTTCCTTCACCGTCCCCAGGACGGAGGCCGGGAGGGCCGTCCAGGTGGTGGAGAAGCTCTCCTCGGACATCGGCGCCAGGGGCGTCTCCCTGGGGGAGAACATCTCCAAGGTCTCCATCGTGGGCGTGGGGATGAAGAGCCACTCGGGCGTGGCGGCCCGGATGTTCGAGACCCTGGCCCGGGGGAACATCAATATCATGATGATAAGCACCTCGGAGATAAAGGTCTCCTGCGTCATCGAGGACAAGTACACCGAGCTGGCCGTGCGTCTTCTGCACGAGGCCTTCGGCCTGGCGGGGGAGCCCGCCGAGGGGTAG
- a CDS encoding cofactor-independent phosphoglycerate mutase, whose protein sequence is MKYVVLIGDGMADRPLRELGGRTPLMEAFTPNMDKLAREGLRGMVRTIPPSFPAGSDVANMSILGYDPALYYSGRAPLEAASMGVELGEADTAYRCNLVTLGFNKDRTKAHMEDYSAGHISSEEARALIEALNREMKEEGITFHAGVSYRHLMVWKGGSERAECTPPHDIIGKDITDYQPLGGGCEVLQRLMLLSVDILERHDVNKKRREEGKKPANSIWLWGQGRKPSMPSFSEKYGLRAALVSAVDLTKGLGASLGMEVLEVPGATGYLDTNYLGKAEYALRALEDVDLVYVHVEAPDEAGHSGNCKDKIRAIEDFDALVVGTVLRGMKAFDEYRILLLPDHATPIEERTHTREPVPFVIFDSAGTGEARDVSYDERIAEEEGVPMVQRGHELMGMFISGSIEKASGPC, encoded by the coding sequence ATGAAATACGTGGTCTTGATAGGTGACGGCATGGCCGACAGGCCGCTGCGGGAGCTGGGGGGAAGGACCCCCCTCATGGAGGCCTTCACGCCCAACATGGACAAGCTGGCCCGGGAGGGCCTGCGGGGCATGGTGCGCACCATTCCGCCTTCGTTCCCCGCGGGCTCCGACGTGGCGAACATGAGCATCCTGGGGTATGACCCCGCGCTGTACTACTCGGGGCGCGCCCCTCTGGAGGCCGCCAGCATGGGTGTGGAGCTCGGAGAGGCCGACACGGCCTACCGCTGCAACCTGGTGACCCTGGGCTTCAACAAGGACAGGACGAAGGCCCACATGGAGGACTACAGCGCGGGGCACATCAGCTCCGAGGAGGCACGCGCACTCATAGAGGCCCTGAACCGGGAGATGAAGGAGGAAGGCATCACCTTCCATGCGGGCGTGAGCTACCGCCATCTGATGGTCTGGAAAGGGGGGTCCGAGAGGGCCGAGTGCACCCCGCCCCACGACATCATCGGAAAGGACATAACGGATTACCAGCCCCTGGGCGGCGGGTGCGAGGTCTTGCAGCGCCTGATGCTCTTGTCGGTGGATATCCTGGAGCGCCATGATGTCAACAAAAAGAGGCGGGAGGAGGGCAAGAAGCCGGCCAACAGCATCTGGCTCTGGGGCCAGGGGAGAAAGCCCTCCATGCCTTCTTTCAGCGAGAAATACGGCCTCCGGGCAGCCCTGGTCTCCGCCGTGGACCTGACCAAGGGGCTCGGCGCCTCGCTGGGCATGGAGGTCCTGGAGGTTCCCGGCGCTACGGGCTACCTGGATACAAACTACCTGGGCAAGGCGGAATACGCCCTCCGGGCCCTGGAGGACGTGGACCTGGTGTACGTCCACGTGGAGGCTCCCGACGAGGCGGGGCACTCCGGAAACTGCAAGGACAAGATACGGGCCATCGAGGACTTCGACGCCCTGGTGGTGGGCACGGTTCTCCGCGGCATGAAGGCCTTCGACGAGTACAGGATACTGCTTCTTCCGGACCACGCCACACCCATAGAGGAGCGCACCCATACCCGGGAGCCCGTCCCCTTCGTCATCTTCGACAGCGCCGGGACCGGCGAGGCCCGGGACGTCTCCTACGACGAGCGCATCGCCGAGGAAGAGGGTGTCCCGATGGTGCAAAGGGGGCATGAGCTCATGGGGATGTTCATCTCGGGCAGTATCGAGAAGGCTTCGGGGCCGTGTTAA
- a CDS encoding NIL domain-containing protein, producing MKRRVKLTFPQDLIQKPVIFRMAKRYDLMPNIRRAKVTETVGEMVLELEGKEENLQKGIKSLQRQGVDVELVEGDIVE from the coding sequence ATGAAACGGCGGGTGAAGCTGACCTTTCCCCAGGATTTGATCCAGAAACCCGTGATTTTCAGGATGGCGAAAAGGTATGACCTCATGCCCAACATTCGCCGGGCAAAGGTGACCGAGACCGTCGGCGAGATGGTCCTGGAGCTTGAGGGAAAGGAAGAGAATCTGCAAAAAGGCATCAAGTCCCTGCAACGGCAGGGCGTGGACGTCGAGCTGGTCGAAGGTGACATTGTTGAGTGA
- a CDS encoding MoaD/ThiS family protein: MAVNVRIPTPLQRLTAGKELVEGKAGSVIELVQELDARFPGIGERISDGGKIRRFVNIYVNEEDIRFLKGEQTEVKDGDEVSIVPAIAGG, encoded by the coding sequence ATGGCTGTCAACGTAAGGATACCAACTCCTTTGCAGAGGCTCACCGCGGGGAAGGAGCTGGTGGAGGGGAAGGCCGGCTCCGTCATCGAGCTGGTTCAGGAGCTGGACGCCCGCTTCCCGGGCATCGGCGAGCGCATCTCCGACGGCGGGAAGATACGGCGGTTCGTCAACATCTATGTGAACGAGGAGGACATCAGGTTTCTCAAGGGCGAGCAGACCGAGGTGAAGGACGGCGACGAGGTCTCCATCGTCCCGGCAATCGCCGGGGGATAG
- a CDS encoding threonine synthase → MGFVGGLKCRECGREYPVEPIYVCEFCFGPLEVMYDYGAIKKKLTIKTIEQRALNLWRYRELLPIDGEPQVGLTSGFTPLVKADNLARELGVRALYVKDDTVVHPTLSFKDRVVAVALTKAREFGFDTVACASTGNLAHSVAAHGARAGFNRFIFIPATLEQSKIVASLVYSPNLIAVDGSYDDVNRLCSEVANKYKWAFVNINIRPYYAEGSKTHGFEIVEQMGWRAPDNVVVPCASGSLLTKIWKSLKELKGIGILEELSTRVFAAQARGCNPIATAIKEGTDVIKPVKPQTVAKSLAIGNPADGFYATQAVAESGGYGEDVTDEEIIEAMRLLARTEGIFAETAGGVTLAVARKLIEQGRIGKDETTVICITGNGLKTQEALAGHMHGPHQIKPSLASFEEVLKKIKKSG, encoded by the coding sequence ATGGGGTTTGTGGGAGGGCTCAAGTGCAGGGAATGCGGACGGGAGTACCCGGTGGAGCCCATATATGTCTGTGAGTTCTGCTTCGGTCCCCTGGAGGTCATGTACGATTACGGTGCCATAAAGAAGAAGCTCACCATCAAGACCATCGAACAGAGGGCGCTGAACCTGTGGCGCTACAGGGAGCTTCTCCCCATCGACGGGGAGCCGCAGGTGGGTCTGACCTCCGGGTTCACCCCCCTGGTCAAGGCGGACAACCTGGCCCGGGAGCTGGGAGTGCGGGCCCTGTATGTGAAGGACGACACGGTGGTGCATCCGACCCTGTCTTTCAAGGACAGGGTGGTGGCCGTGGCCCTGACCAAGGCGAGGGAGTTCGGCTTCGACACGGTGGCCTGCGCGTCCACGGGCAACCTGGCGCACTCGGTGGCCGCCCACGGGGCCCGGGCGGGGTTCAATCGGTTCATCTTCATCCCGGCTACGCTGGAGCAGAGCAAGATAGTCGCCTCCCTGGTGTACTCGCCCAACCTCATCGCCGTCGATGGAAGCTACGACGACGTCAACCGCCTGTGCAGCGAGGTGGCGAACAAATACAAGTGGGCCTTCGTCAATATAAACATACGCCCGTATTACGCCGAGGGCTCCAAGACCCATGGGTTCGAGATAGTGGAGCAGATGGGGTGGCGGGCCCCGGACAACGTGGTCGTCCCCTGCGCCAGCGGCTCGCTGCTGACCAAGATATGGAAGAGCCTCAAGGAGCTCAAGGGAATCGGCATCCTGGAGGAGCTTTCCACCAGGGTCTTCGCCGCCCAGGCCCGGGGGTGCAACCCCATCGCCACGGCCATCAAGGAGGGCACGGACGTCATCAAGCCCGTGAAGCCCCAGACGGTGGCCAAGTCCCTGGCCATCGGCAACCCCGCCGACGGGTTCTACGCAACCCAGGCCGTGGCCGAGAGCGGGGGATACGGCGAGGACGTGACGGACGAGGAGATTATCGAGGCCATGAGGCTTCTGGCTCGCACCGAGGGCATCTTCGCGGAGACCGCGGGCGGGGTCACCCTGGCGGTGGCCAGGAAGCTCATCGAGCAGGGAAGAATAGGGAAGGACGAGACCACGGTCATATGCATCACGGGCAATGGGCTGAAGACCCAGGAAGCCCTGGCGGGACACATGCACGGGCCGCACCAGATAAAGCCGAGTCTCGCTTCCTTTGAGGAAGTCCTCAAAAAGATTAAAAAGTCCGGATAA
- a CDS encoding M67 family metallopeptidase yields the protein MKELRVSEDLLEAVISHARQCAPHEACGLLGGRDNGAEKAYPLRNVHASPVSYAFDSREQLEAMKQIERDSLELVGIYHSHPASPAIPSSTDIERAFFPGTREPNFPGVFYVIVSLSGTRPEVNAFLIHGHCVEKAALKTH from the coding sequence ATGAAGGAGCTCAGGGTCAGCGAGGACCTTCTGGAGGCCGTCATCTCCCATGCCCGGCAGTGCGCTCCCCACGAGGCCTGCGGGCTTCTCGGCGGGCGGGACAACGGGGCGGAGAAGGCCTACCCCCTGAGGAACGTCCACGCCTCGCCCGTCTCCTACGCGTTCGACTCCCGGGAGCAGCTGGAGGCCATGAAGCAGATAGAGCGGGACTCCCTCGAGCTTGTGGGCATCTACCATTCCCACCCGGCTTCGCCGGCCATCCCCTCGAGCACCGACATCGAGCGGGCCTTCTTTCCCGGGACCAGGGAGCCCAATTTCCCCGGGGTCTTCTACGTCATCGTGAGCCTGTCGGGCACCCGCCCGGAGGTCAACGCCTTTCTCATCCACGGCCACTGCGTGGAGAAAGCCGCCCTGAAGACGCACTGA
- the moeB gene encoding molybdopterin-synthase adenylyltransferase MoeB, giving the protein MELSDEQIHRYSRHIILPEVGGKGQKKLLSSKVFIVGAGGLGCPAGYYLAAAGVGTLGIVDNDEVELSNLQRQIAHNVHSLGQPKVQSVKRAFEALNPDVHVVALRERITKDTIMELIRDYDVVVDGSDNFPTRYLVNDACVMMGKPLVSGAILRFEGQVTTILPHEGHCYRCLFEEPPPPGLVPSCQEAGVLGVLPGVVGSLQATEVLKLLLGRGRVLKNELLIYSALQMDFRKIKVPRNPQCPVCGEHPSIVELLDYDAGYCSL; this is encoded by the coding sequence ATGGAGCTCTCGGACGAGCAGATACACCGGTACTCGCGCCACATCATCCTCCCCGAGGTGGGAGGGAAGGGCCAGAAGAAGCTCCTTTCTTCCAAGGTCTTCATCGTGGGGGCCGGGGGGCTGGGCTGCCCCGCGGGGTATTATCTGGCCGCGGCGGGGGTGGGCACCCTGGGCATCGTGGACAACGACGAGGTGGAGCTGAGCAACCTTCAGCGGCAGATAGCCCACAATGTCCACTCCCTGGGCCAGCCCAAGGTGCAGTCCGTAAAGAGGGCCTTCGAGGCCCTCAACCCGGACGTCCACGTGGTGGCCCTCAGGGAGAGGATTACCAAGGACACCATCATGGAGCTCATCAGGGACTACGACGTGGTGGTGGACGGCAGCGACAACTTTCCCACCCGCTACCTGGTCAACGACGCCTGCGTCATGATGGGAAAGCCCCTGGTAAGCGGGGCCATCCTCCGGTTTGAAGGGCAGGTGACCACCATCCTTCCCCACGAGGGGCACTGCTACCGGTGTCTGTTCGAGGAGCCGCCGCCGCCGGGCCTGGTGCCGTCGTGCCAGGAGGCGGGGGTGCTGGGCGTTCTCCCCGGCGTCGTGGGCTCGCTTCAGGCCACCGAGGTGCTGAAGCTCCTTCTGGGCCGGGGGCGGGTGCTCAAGAACGAGCTTCTCATCTACAGCGCCCTTCAGATGGATTTCAGGAAGATAAAGGTCCCCAGGAACCCCCAGTGCCCCGTCTGCGGGGAGCACCCGAGCATCGTGGAGCTCCTGGATTATGACGCCGGCTACTGCAGTCTTTAG
- a CDS encoding sulfurtransferase TusA family protein produces the protein MENVKADKTVDIKGLVCPYTFVKAKLAIEEMEVGQVLEILLDYEEASRNIPRSMEDHGQKVLGVEKVNDTDWVLKIRKEKD, from the coding sequence ATGGAGAACGTCAAGGCCGACAAGACGGTCGACATCAAGGGGCTTGTCTGCCCCTACACGTTTGTAAAGGCGAAGCTTGCCATCGAAGAGATGGAGGTGGGGCAGGTTCTGGAGATACTTCTGGACTACGAGGAGGCTTCCCGCAACATCCCCCGCTCGATGGAGGACCACGGCCAGAAGGTCCTGGGGGTCGAGAAGGTCAACGATACGGACTGGGTGCTGAAAATCAGGAAAGAGAAGGACTGA